The genomic stretch TCACAAGACTACTTTGGAAGTATTTATTATCAATTTTTTCTGGATAAATTCATTGGGAAATCATGGAACAAGTTACTGGGTGTAACGTTCAAAACCTTGTCTATCATCATTCTCTGAAAAAAATCTTGggattataaatattttataaaaaattttttgtctgGTTATGAAATATGGTTCTGtagaaacttctttttttgacttttctAATATTTAAAGGTGAAGTGTCCAAGactttcatttttgtttcttcttcacATTCTGTGTCTGTTTGCTTTAGAGCCCCAAAATATTGCAGACATCAGAAATAGCTGTTGTGCACATAGTGGGAAGTCAAACATGATCAAAATTCACCATTTATACATCCTTGAATTTATGTTACACACAGTGAAGGCAACCTTGAAGTGCACTATTTTTTTGATCACCCATTTATATTTGATACATATTCACATTTATATTCTCTTAGTAATGATAAACGTAGATGTCATTATATTTAAAATGTTGTGAAAAATAGTACTTGATTTTTTAAAGGTAAAGCTGGGGAATTTGTTAAACATTACGTAAAGTAaatcttgaatttttttgtattagaAGCCATGCTTTTGATAATAATACTAATTATGCATTAccacataacaatttttttatagaattaTTTTTGAGTAGTaatggttttaattttattaagatAAATCCCTCTGATAAAGACTGCATAAAATGTGTAAAACAATCAGTATTTTACATAATTGCCTTACTATAGGCTCATAAgaatacaaaataataaatataaataagcctaaactaaaataaacaatacaTCGTCCAGAGATTATCTGTTTTTGTGTAGAGAATAGGGTGAAATGCTAGCATTGAAAtcctgtgaaaaaaaaatgttttttttattctggaGTAAAAACTAGGTTTAAGAAATTAAAATCCTTCttttgtgtgtatatatatatataaataatcaGCTCAggtcaaattattttatttccaaTGACCGTAATTACAGGCTGCTTTCATTGCAGTAACTATATGtcattttatttcaattaaaaTAACTGCTGATTTAAGCATTATTGCATGAGCCACGTTAATAAAGCAATGTTGTCTTTTGCTGATGATGATATTCTTACAGCTGTATACCTGGTTCTTGACCAGACCATGAATCCGAAAACTTGTAAAATAATTTCgcgaaaaattcaaaaaaattgtgtttgtgTAGGCATAAGTTGTTTTTGTGTAGTTAACTAATAATTCTTGTTAAAGGATATGCACAagtattaaaattatattttgcttACAGGCCTCTTGTGGAAACCAGGTCATATTAAAAACCATAAAATGGCATTTCtctttatataattataattataattatcaGACATTATTCAgtacatataaaaaaaagcattttatgCAGATCATAGAGCTATGCATGACCATCGTAAAAACAAGTAACATTGTACGACTTTATATTTGAAAGTATAATGGATGGAAATTCTGGTGCAGAGGGTAACTACACTGTTGTGATTGAGAGTTCGCCCAGAGATCCTGATGTGGAAGTAGGAACTGTTCTGGCAAATAAGCAAAATGTGAATGTTGTAGAAAGTCCGGACCATATACGAGCAGATCAAAGGGTAAGGGTTTgatatatattcatttttattgttcattttAAGATTATATaaactgaaaaaataataatgttgtTGTGGAATGCTTTGTGTTATCTGATTGGGATTTGAATATGGGAGGAATATTTCAGTAAATTAACTATTTTGAAAAGATGTTTATGACTAAGctatatatagaaaaaaaattatttaatgaaaATCATATCTGTGTTAGAGATATTTGCTACCACGTGTGAGAGTGACAAATCAACTAATAGTTTAGAATCTTCTGACTGATGTCTATTTCATCGATCAtgcttttgtatatattttgattATGTGATTCACCAAAAACCTAAACAGTTTTTCCACCTCTTCTTTAGATTGATGGATCTGACTCAGGTACCATGTCACCTGATCTCATGTACAGTAACCCAACACTTGTCACAAATGGAGATCATAATAGCAAACTTCGCTTGGTATGGGAAAATTTATGCGTAGATGCTGAGTTGCCACCACCATCTTGTTTTCAACGCATGAAGGCCTGTTGTACAGGAAATTCAGAAAATATACAAGAAAAGAGCATACGgcctgttttaaaaaatggtatTCATCAATTTTCTAATCAGTTCAATTCTATAAATATAATGTTTAAAGTTACGCCAGGTTTTTCTGTTTTTCAGTAACTGGAGTAGCAGAGCCTGGTAGTTTGCTTGCTATAATGGGAGCCAGGTTTGTAAATTTCTCTTTTGTTACTGTGATGGTGTAATAAGTTGAAGCTGttttaaacagttttttgtCTCCTATTGTTCTTAAATTACAGGACAGATTTCTAAGCTCTATAGTTGTATTATATATAgcaatttttcaaacttttttaaaaaagcaaaacgtaCAAAGAAGAACTTGTGCAAAGTAGTGAGAATTTATTTTTAGACTTTTGTCTGTGAAACAAGCAAGCTAGTgattttttatagtttaatCACCGGTCAGCATAATACAACTTTGGGTCCAAAAGGCAATAAGAGTAATAGTATATTTACCATTAATTTCATTCTTAAAAAGCATAGATTTGAATATTGCATTCAAAGCATAACACTTTTATGTTGCAGTGacgttaaaaaaacattgttaaatcttaatttttatattgcatTTAAAACATGATTATTTTGCTTTAGTGGGGCTGGTAAAACAACATTGTTAAATGTGTTGTCTCGACAAAATATTGCAAGACTAAATTTGCGTGGAAATGTTATGGTAAACAACCAAGTTATTAAGAACAAAATCAAATCAATCTCAGCATATGTTCAACAAGAAGATTTATTTATTGGAACCCTCACTGTGAAAGAACATCTTACTTTTCAGGTATGTATTGATATTAATACtgaatatgtatttttttaaaaacaggagTTTCTGAATGTTTGGTCTTAGTGTTTGGTTGCTTAGGGCCGTATTTTTGCTTATACTCTGTGAGCTCCTAGTGGTGGTagatatttgtatattttacaaagaaattgttattttctaattctttCTGTTGGTTACGCTCTattaacaatatttttgatatatttgGTAAGAggagaaaaaaatgtaaatgctgtaatatttttCTTCTAACAAATAAGATAATTTCCATATGATCAGTCCCAAAGCTTGCCTTGTTAatcttttctgtaaaaaaacttttttgtaaacaacagaaTGGAAAATGTACACAGCAACTTTTTTTGTGTTAGGCCCTGCTTCGTTTGGATGATAGTTATTCTATGAATCAGAAAAAGCAAAGAGTTACTGAAGTATTACAACAGGTAAGGACATTGCAATGACATCTAGTGAAATAGAATGTGAATAATCCATGTCATAGAAGAAACATTAACAAAAGTGAATATAATATAGCAGGTTTCTCATTCACATTGACACTTAACAATTGCCCAGGAAATGAggtataaaaaagttttcaatgtgagctatttttttaatttgttgcaCAAGAATACTTTTTGTTCACTACTACTAACTCCCCCATTGAGTGTTATTAAGTTACCAtacattgtttatatataataagCAGGAGCTGTTATAACATCATGCTTTTTTACATATTGTGCATGTTACTTTATTTAAAGCTTGGGTTAATGAAGTGTAAAGATTCCATTATTGGAGTGCCAGGAAGAATTCGAGGTATCTCAGGTGGTGAAAACAAAAGGTTGTCATTTGCTTCAGAGGTATGGTAGCTTATTTTGTATTGatactttattatttttgcttAATAAACTTGTCCTCCGATAATAGTTTGTTTTCTGTTCACAGTCAGGTGCTTTCttctaaaaaaagcaaaatttaaactttctttGCTGCTGAATTGACCTCTGTATTAAAAATAGGCTTTGTACAGAATGTATTTGACTGTTCTATCATGAAGTATAGCTATAATGAAATGCGGCAATGCGAGGTAAAAACCTTCTTGACTTTTTTTTTGTGGAAGTTATCTCTCAAgttgcaattttttaaataatttaactaGACAAatgcatttgttttgttttccagAGAAAGTTACATAGCTTTAATTTTGTTATgccttgaaaaaaaaagaaaacatattttattaaagCAAAGGTTCCTTCTGCTATAATCAAAAGAAAGTTTGGAGAAGTTTTATCTGATTGCATTTAAACCAGTTTTCTTTGTAGGATACAATATTATCTTTTTTTCAACCAAAGTTAATTTGTTAGGTTGTCAAAAGTTTTTAAGGATACTTATGGCAGCCTATTGAAAGCTCAGTTAGGTTCACTTAGCTTTCAGTCAGCATTGGGAATCATTTAAATAAGCAATTCGTATTGTCTGCGACAACAACTGCATGAAAATATTTCCCTAAACGAAATGGTAGAGTGAATTGGGTGAATGTGACAGGCCAGCTCTGTTTacaaaagaatgaaaaaagTACATGCACAACATTCATGCACATAGAACATGCAAATCATGTGCAACTAGCTAAAACTTTAAAGCATCTAATTTATTTCATTCTACAGCTACATGATGTCTTACTGtgtgatttttaaataaacacagttctgtattgattttttttcttatgattCTTGCACGTTTTTCATACAATCATGCAGCTTATTTTTCACCCATTTATCAGATCAAGTAAATATACACATTGCCGAAATAGGGATTCCTTTTGCTGACATTAGCACGACGTTCATGTTACTTTCATTTCTCCACATCAATTTATTTTcttagaataaaatattttattgattcTATTTTCCAAATATTAAACTCAGTTGGTGATGGTAATGTTTAGTAATCAAACATCTCTCTTCTAGATCATAACGAACCCAAAATTGTTATTTGTTGATGAACCGACATCTGGTTTAGATTCATTCATGGCAGAAAGTGTTATCTCAGCTTTGCAGAAGATTGCAAGTGAGGGCAGAACCATTCTAGCAACTATTCACCAACCATCGTCTGCTACTTTTAATTTGTTTGATAGGTAAACCTTCGAACGTTATGGTATTTTTTCCTGCAACTGCAATTTTTAACTGCGTATTCCATTAGTTGGAGAATGTAgcattattttttctattatatACACGAATCCAATTGTTTCTACTAGGCAGTACCAGACCTTCTTatctttttgtcaattttaaacaAGCATTACCCTTACACTGTACTAACACGATTGTTAAATAAAAGTTACATCAAACTACACGTTTTCTTAAGAAGCATCCCAGTTGATAAAGTTCCAGGCCTCAAATTGAACCTTACTCAGCATCCTTTTCAGTTTGATTGTGGCAAAAGTCTTCTCAGAACCAACATATATCTGATTACTCCTGTGAGAGTAATCAGATGTTAAACCATCAGAAAATTTAAGGGCCAATCCCGTTTTACCCTTATCGATACCCTTATTGATGCCCACAATTGACTGGACAGGATTCTTGTCCGTATTGTAACGATATGACTCTCTCACCACTTCCAACATCTTAGCATAAGTGGGTAGCGAGAAAGCACTACATAACCTCTAATATCTATATTGACCTTTCTTAAGATTGCTACTACTGTCAGAAGGACGAACAGCTTTTCTTGGTACGACGAAGCAAGCCATCTCTTTCTTTAATAAGTATGTATATAAGTGTTATTTTATAATCAACTCttagtaaaatcattttatttcatGGACGCTATACTTTTAATGGAATCTTTattacattaaataaaaaaaatatttggactAATTATGTAACCttgtcttttatattttttaacctcTTTGAGTtcgttgttttatttttgtgtagGGTTGGCTATCCTTGTCCAGTAAACTACAATCCAGCAGATCATTATGTCCACACACTTGCAATTATACCTGGAAACGAAGAGGAATGCAAGGCTAAAGCTATggtatttaactttttaaagaaaCACCATCAAGAGTGCggagtgttttaaaaattaacaaaacctTTTAGGATCTAACATTTTTGCCTAAGTAATTGTGTGTCAGTGCTGTTAGTTAGTCTAATGAAAATTTGGAATTGATTATAAATTTCAAATCCAATAAAAAGtactaaaaagcatttttttgtgACCACTTTTCGTGCAACGTAATATTCTGATTTTGCGTTGAGTAgggagaaaatataaacaacagaccacagaAGTCAAATATCCATCGAAGTATCCACTGACATGGTTAAACTTTTTTACAGGagaataattaaaattaatttcagtACTTTTTTGTTTCTGTGCTTCCAAAAAACCTGTaggaattttaatattttacattttaccCATCATCCTGCTTTTTCACCTACAAAAACGGTTGCGCACTACAAAAATAcacaacttttgtaaacattaacaAGTCATCTATGTGAATAATTGCTCTCATAAACTCCTGGTACATTGCCCATCTTattaccatttgtctaacctGAAGATTTCTGCTTTATATTACTACAGCAAACCATTACCGTACATGCTTTCTTCATTAGGCGATATGTGATGCATTTGCAGAACAAAGCGAAAGAAAAGAAAGTATTACTCCATCAACCGGTGTAAGTATCGATTATTATTACGTCTGTTTCTCTTTGACTTATTTACCATAACCATAACAAAAAATTcttatgtattttcaaaaaatcactttatttaaaaatttaaaatgtacaaAGGTTTTCGTAACAGTGTTACATTATCAAGTGATTATCATGTCATTATCActtgattatttttaaataaagtattttttgaaaatacataagAATTTTGGCtgattttataataaataaatagttcTTTAATTATGAATATTTTGAATTAGTTGATTAAAAGGTATTCTGTAAGTCAAGCATTTGGAatgattttcatatttttgcaaattaatAACATCTTCTTTGTTGTGGTAAACCTATTTTGTCTGAATATTGTGGTGACAACCAATCTGGATGAAATGTTTTGAGGCATCTTTGTAATAATTCTCAACTAAGAATGCTTATGGCAAATATAATTTAGGATATTTCAATGTACTTGTTTCCTAATGAATAGAATTTCTGTAATAGCCTGTTTTTTTTGTAGGGCCAGGACAATGATGAAGTTTATACAAAACAAAGGTAAAAAATGGATATTTGACCTATGTAAAGATAGGTTCATTTTCATTATACACCATTTGGTTGCATTTAAGTTTCCTTTGTTATACtattcttaaaataattttaaagctCTTATGGTATTGCAAATAGAATATGAAGTACATTATTTGTAAGCGTAGTTTTCAACATTGAACTTTTTGCATCGATTTTACTTGTCGGTTGATATTTATGTCACTGTaggataaaaattatttactaaACTTTAAATGTTGTCTACGCAACAAgtattttttagttttcaaataATCAAATTCTCACATAGCTATGCGTTGAAATATAAGTTTGTCAGActttccaaaaaattaaaactaaaaattgGAATAAGAACTGCTTTGTTTACAACAAATGGCTGCTAGTCCGGAAAACATACACAAACTTCTGGCAATGCCGTACAACTATAAAACAAACTTCTCAAAAGTCGAAAAAATGTTTGACCCAGCCCAAGGTTAAATTTTTCCCTTTTGAACTAAAATTAGCACAGCAGGTAAAATGTTGTtgacaataaaaaatgtatcaGGGCATTCGTTATTCGTTATCGACAAAGATAATACTAGGAACCAAAAGACAGTGATGGAAAACAGACTTGTGACACCGAATGCCATCTTTGGTTGAAATATGCATGAGAAAAGTAGCATAATGTTTACCTGAAGTTTGAATACTTTACAACCAGTGCTGCTTTTGATCTAAATTTTGTCCGGGATTAAAAAAGTGTTCGTTTGCTATGTAAGAATCCGAAATCTTTTATATTGAGAGTGCTACTCATTTCGTAAAACCGAAACTATTTAATTTACCACTCGTTTGCTTGAAATAGAGTAACGGAATATTCAAGGATTATCTTATGTTATTTTCTTGTCACCTAAAGAAAATTTCGAGCGATCTTTTTTGTGTCCTAATAGTTTTAAATGATCATTATTATGTAGTTATAAAGTTGGTTTTGGAAAGCAACTAGCATCAGTGTTGTGGCGATCATGGAAAGCCAATCAACGTGAACCATTTGTGAGCACATTGAGGATTGGACAAGCTATTGTAAGTATTGCCTGTATGATTGATAGGATGGCTGCATGGTGTCTCTGCTGGATGAGAAAACCAGTGCTTGCCTTATTATATCTACTAACCTAATGTCAGAAACTTTTTCAGTAAAaagctttttgtttattttcatgaAACTTGAAATTAAATTGAATCAGCTTCTTACTTTCATACCACGAATTTTCAGTTGCGGTACTAAACTGTGACATTAAATTGTATATCAGCTTTAATAAGACTTACTTATAGCTAAGTTAACATTGGCCACTTGTAGGGCAAGACATGCCACATTATTTAAGTAGGTAACACAAATATGATTTCGCCAGTCTTCCACCTCGATCACGACTGGTTTaattcagtttttaaaactttttttacaataatagGTTATAGCTCTGATAGCTGGTCTGGTTTACTTAGATCAAGATCTCAATCAAGCTGGTGTAACAAACATGAATGGAGCAATGTTTTTCTGCATTACTACGTTATCCTTTAATTCAATCACTGGATCTCTGTTTGTAAGTTTAAATACCAAGTTTAATTGCTAATTTTTGTAGTTAAGTACTACTactgttttacattttattaCTCCATCCTCTCTCCATTACTTCATCCTCTCTTCACAACTTCATTCTCTCTCCTCAAATTCATTCTCTCTTTTCCACTACACCACTCCTCTACTTCAACCACTCTCCATCACTCCTTTCCGCTTTCCACCATTCCATTATTTATTCTAGAACATCGAgttatatttatctatatttttacgTAGGTTTTCCCAGCTGAATTACCTGTGTTTTTAAAAGAGCACAAACTTGGGATGTATCGTACCGATGtctattttatttgcaaaacacTAGCAGAGGTAAACTGGTTTTAAtatcttataaattttttttaaatggtgtTATCTTACCAGCGACGTATTTTCCAGTTTGAACAGCGTAAAGAGAAAGAAATTTTAGCGAGAAAAAATTACAAGGAAAAATTCGGGGAATTTTTCCTtctcacaaaaattttttccttaTGGTATTATGATGTACAAAGTTAAAAAACGGATGACAGATTCCCGTCAGTGCTTTTTGCTACAATTATCTCTAAAATACAACTAACCTGGAAAACATTTTGGTATTTTAGGAATTAATGTAATAATCGTGTATGCTGTCATTTTAGCTGCCATGGTATATACTCAGTTCATTCTTGTTTGCTACCATCGTCTACTTCATGACGGGTATTTAACTTACCTACTAATCCTTTTTAATTACTAATGTTATGTAATCTAATATGGTATACAATGTTGTTCAAGGTATTATTAACAATAAAGCTGAATTTCTAACGCATGAACAATCTCTTTCTGCATTAGACAAGCGCATGTTAAACTTAAAGTCAGTGTTGTTTGGTTCTTTGCAAAACCTTAAGCCTTATTAATTTATATTGACGTCAGCACAGTAGTATTTCCAGGCCCTTTCAGCCTTGTTGTGGATAATATTGTGTATAAACAGAAGTGGTCTACTCAATCCTGTATTTTACTTTTAATCTTATCTCTTTTCTTAGATTTCGGAGTTGAGGCAGCTAAATTCTTTGTATTCGTTGGAATATTGCAGCTCATTACACAGTGTTCTCTTTCGTTTGGTACATGCATTATTTTGAATCTCTTTGAAAATAAAAGCAGTAGAACTCATGTAAATTAAATTATAAGGAGACGAGGATTTTGTCTATTATGTCTTTGATTAACGGTACAGTATGCCGTTTGCTATTTACAAACATGTCCTATTTTAGGGTACTTTGTATCAGCCATAGCACCAACAGTTCAAGTAGCTACTTCCATAGGACCTCCTTTGATGATGCCATTTTTGTTGTTTGGTGGGTTTTTCGTTAAAGACGAGTAcgtagtattattattattattattattattaattgaaattacatatttaattatttgatATCCAAAAATCTcagatatattttattatttgtttaattttttattaattttgaatttaaacAAACTTGAAGACCAATTACAATctgaaattatacaaagaaagtctgATTTTATTTAAAGGCATTCTGaaattatacaaaaacaaaCCGAAATTTTACAAACAGTCTGAAATTATACAAACACAACACGAAATTGTACAAACACAATCCGAAATTATGCAGCCACCATCCGAAATTATACAAATACAATCCGAAAAATCACTTTCAATCTGAAATTTAGTGGGGAGTCTGTATATGTAGTGCTTATGATTTTCTGCTTATTTATTACAGGTCAATTCCAGACTATTTTATCTGGTTAAAGTTCTTGTCGTGGTTCAAGTATGCCTTCGAGTGCCTTCAAATCAACCAATGGGATGACATCGACACTATAAGTAAGTTTCATTGTGCTCCATATCATCGACTCTATAAGTAAGTTTCATTGTGCTCCATATCATCCACTCTATAAGTAACTTTCATTGTGCTCCATATGATCCACTCTATAAGTAACTTTCATTGTGCTCCATATCATCGACTCTATAAGTAAGTTTCATTGTGCTCCATATCATCGACTCTATAAGTAAGTTTCATTATGCTCCATATCATCGACTCTATAAGTAACTTTCATTGTGCTCCATATCATCCACTCTATAAGTAACTTTCATTGTGCTCCATATCATCGACTCTATAAGTAAGTTTCATTGTGCTCCATATCATCGACTCTATAAGTAACTTTCATTGTGCTCCATATCATCGACTCTATAAGTAAGTTTCATTGTGCTCGATATCATCGACTCTATAAGAAAGTTTCATTGTGCTCGATATCATCAACTCTATAAGAAAGTTTCATTGTGCTCGATATCATCGACTCTATAAGTAAGTTTCATTGTGCTCCATATCATCGACTCTATAAGTAAGTTTCATTGTGCTCCATATCATCGACTCTATAAGTAAGTTTCATTATGCTCCATATCATCGACTCTATAAGTAAGTTTCATTATGCTCCATATCATCGACTCTATAAGTAAGTTTCATTGTGCTCCATATCATCCACTCTATAAGTAAGTTTCATTGTGCTCCATATTATCGACTCTATAAGTAAGTTTCATTGTGCTCCATATCATCCACTCTATAAGTAACTTTCATTGTGCTCCATATCATCGACTCTATAAGTAACTTTCATTGTGCTCCATATCATCGACTCTATAAGTAAGTTTCATTGTGCTCCATATCATCGACTATATAAGTAAGTTTCATTGTGCTCCATATCATCCACTCTATAAGTAAGTTTCGTTGTTTAAAAGATGTGAATAAGCGAAACGTCTTTCAAATTCTAAAATGAAGTAAAGgaatttttgtacttttaaaaTGTAGCTTAAATATAATCACAATAAAAAGAGAAATTGTTTATCTATACATAATTATCACAAGATTTAGTTGTTGTTAAAGTTCTAACATGCGCGCGCAAGCATTGGAAAAAAAGCGGCGAAATCTTTTAGTTCAAATTGGCTAATTACCCtaatttacatatttttacaatgGAATTAATATTCCCCAATTATTCTcctttattttcaagaaaaagttaatttttgaatttttatcttTCATAAGTGTGTTCTTTGTTTCATATTTTCTAAGGTGTGTGCACGTCCCTAAGCATGGTTCGCCATCCCAAATTAACACAGTTTACATCAGACTAAAACTcgtcatatatttttttcattaaggTTGCGAACTCAATGGGAACAAAACAATTTGCCTGACGACAGGAGCCAACGTGCTTGCCAGGAATGGATATAAACGGGTTAGTTAGCTAGTTATTTTGTCATTTGCttggaagaaaataaaaaagttgccCTAGCACCTTTCGATGTAAAAAGTAAGACAGTAAATCGTATACCATTTACATGGCCGACCTTACCAATTTCACATTGTGAAGTAGATCTATTGTTTTACCAAGAGTAAGAACTATATTTCGCCAAGGATTTTAGACCTAGTTTACAATTGAGTTTTAATCAAAAAAGCTTAGCTGCTAGAGGCCATACATAATTAGCACACCCCCTCCCAACCCCAAAATAAGTTGTTTTGAATTACGTGTGTTCCAGTTCTTGTATGTAGGCCGCggatcattttttttcttatctaGACAGGAGCTGTCTCAAAcaataatatatgttttttgtATTACCAGGATAATATGTGGCCAAATATTGGAATAATGTTTGCACTGTTAATTGGCTTCCGAATCATCGCGTTCTTGTTTGTGCTGCTACGAGCGTACAGAGCAAAATAACGACGGGATTACCATCACCATCAACACCCTTTCCAAATAAGATGGCGTAAATAATGAAGGAAACGAGGTTGCGTTTTTTTCAGAATCCAATCAATGCTGTGAGCACGTTACATGAGAACAACCAAATGGGAAACGTTTTTCTCTGAAAagcatttgaaatttttaaataattttgtagtTACAGTAAGTGGTTTC from Hydractinia symbiolongicarpus strain clone_291-10 chromosome 12, HSymV2.1, whole genome shotgun sequence encodes the following:
- the LOC130621613 gene encoding protein white-like, producing MDGNSGAEGNYTVVIESSPRDPDVEVGTVLANKQNVNVVESPDHIRADQRIDGSDSGTMSPDLMYSNPTLVTNGDHNSKLRLVWENLCVDAELPPPSCFQRMKACCTGNSENIQEKSIRPVLKNVTGVAEPGSLLAIMGASGAGKTTLLNVLSRQNIARLNLRGNVMVNNQVIKNKIKSISAYVQQEDLFIGTLTVKEHLTFQALLRLDDSYSMNQKKQRVTEVLQQLGLMKCKDSIIGVPGRIRGISGGENKRLSFASEIITNPKLLFVDEPTSGLDSFMAESVISALQKIASEGRTILATIHQPSSATFNLFDRLLLLSEGRTAFLGTTKQAISFFNKVGYPCPVNYNPADHYVHTLAIIPGNEEECKAKAMAICDAFAEQSERKESITPSTGGQDNDEVYTKQSYKVGFGKQLASVLWRSWKANQREPFVSTLRIGQAIVIALIAGLVYLDQDLNQAGVTNMNGAMFFCITTLSFNSITGSLFVFPAELPVFLKEHKLGMYRTDVYFICKTLAELPWYILSSFLFATIVYFMTDFGVEAAKFFVFVGILQLITQCSLSFGYFVSAIAPTVQVATSIGPPLMMPFLLFGGFFVKDESIPDYFIWLKFLSWFKYAFECLQINQWDDIDTISCELNGNKTICLTTGANVLARNGYKRDNMWPNIGIMFALLIGFRIIAFLFVLLRAYRAK